The Mucilaginibacter sp. PAMB04168 genome contains the following window.
CTGAAAAACGAATAGCTTTTCCTTCTTCGTTAAAATAAGCCTTGCCTCTGCAATGCAGCCAGCGCAGCTGTCCATCCTCCACGCCAATGGTTCTGAACTTTATGTTATACTGACCGCCCGACTGCGGGTTGAGTGCCCAGTTCACTGCCCCGTCAACCATGAGCTGGTCATCAGGATGCATGCAATTTAAAACCTCGTCATAAGCAACCACATCATCTTTCGAAAACCCGAAAAGCTGTTTAACCCGGTCGTCCCAAGTTACTAACTGATGTTGAAGATCTAAATCCCAGGTTCCGATACCGGCAGCTGTAAGTGAGAAAGCCAGTTGCTGCTCGGCTTCATCAGCACGCTTACGGGCCAGTACCAGGTCCGTTACATTGGTAGCTGTATTTAATATTGCCCAAACAATGCCGTCTTTATCAAATAAAGGCTTGTAAGTAAAATTGTAAAAATAATCTTGCAAAACGCCATCTACAACAAGCTTAACTAAATCTTCCTTAGCTTCATAAGTAGTACCGCTGCTGTAAACGTCTTGCAGGAGCTGATGAAAGGGCTGGCCATCCAGTTCGGGTAGGGCTTCATGCAATGTCTTACCTATAACCGAAGCCTCCTTACCCCATGTGCCAACAATCATAGCCTTGTTAGCAAAATGTATGCGCATCTCGGGGCCGGTGTAAAGCCCTATAGGGGTGGGCGATTCCTCTATTAACGCACGAAGTGCAGCAATATCATTCTGTAGGGATTCCATCTAATAGTTTAACAGGGCATGTCTGCATTCTCACTTTATCAGAGATAAAAAGCATGTCCACATAGATACGGATAATATATTTTGGGGGCTTAAAGAATTTTAAAATAAAGAATACTGCATGGCCCGGGGTGATAACGGCTGATAGTTTTGCACTGCTATAGCAGCATAATTGTTATTGGTGATCATAAAAACCGGCGATTCCTCATAGCGGCTGGCCACATGTACCTGCGTAACACCTGCATGTTCAACAAAAAGGTTACGTGCCAGTTTAGGGCAGTTATTATCTTTAGATAAATGCGACAACAACACATGGCTCATAAAGTCGGGTTTATGATTGATGAACAAGTCCAGCGCCTGCCGGTTGGATAAGTGACCGCGCCCACCGGTTATACGCCTTTTTAAATGATAAGGGTAATTACCCTGTGCCAGCATTTGCTCGTCGTAATTAGTTTCTAAAAAGGCAGCATGGCATTGCTTAAAATGTGTGATAAGATGCTGGCAGGGTGCACCTATATCGGTAAACACGCCTACATTAATATCATTGTAAGACACAACGAAACTATGCGGCTCGGCAGCATCATGGAATTTAGGGAATGCCGATATGGTAAGGTTGCCTGCCTTTACAGGCTCGTAGCCTCTAAAAGTGCGTACCAAATGCTGCTCTAAAAATAAGCGGCCATATTGCATGGTGGCATGGGTAATATATACCGGCAACTGGTATTTTTTAGAAAGCACAGCAACGCCGCGAATATGGTCTGAGTGCTCATGCGAAATGAATATAGCTTTCACTTTTTGCATAGAAAGGCCCAGGCGTTGCATGCGTTTTTCGGTTTCGCGGCATGATATGCCTACGTCAATCAGCACAGCCTCATGCTGATTGCCCACATAGTAACAGTTGCCGTTGCTCCCTGAGTTAAGTGAAGTAATGTATAAAGCCATTTGCAATTACAAAGTAACCGGTTTTTGGCCAAAGTAATTAAGGTTTGATTAATTTATTTTCAGAATGGATTTTAGAAAACTGATTTATAATGGTTTATTTATTCTAAAAAAATTAGTATGTCTATTACTATAAAATGTTCACTTTTAACATCTCAAAATTAACCTCATCATGTATCATACCATCAGCGATTTTTTAACCGACTGGCAAAACGAAGCAGCTAACACCGCCAAGCTGTTTTCTTACATTACCGAAGATGCCAAGGCCATTAAGATTCACCCTAAAATTCGTACGCTCGAGTTTTTGGCCTGGCATATTACCGAAACCATAACGGAGATGGGCAGTAAGGCCGGGTTGTTTGATGACGACTTGCTCGAACACCAGTCCATACCTGCCACCTTTGCCCAAATTGCCGCCGCTCATCAAAAGTACAATGCGCAATTAGCCGAAAACGTGAGCAGCCGGTTGACAGATGCTGACTTACAGGATGAAGTGAATATGTACGGCCAAACCTGGACTAAAAGTACCGTACTATCCGTACTGGTACAGCATGAGGCGCATCATCGTAGCCAAATGACGATTATTATGCGCATGGTAGGCTTGCCTGTACCAGGCTTATACGGCCCCTCGCAAGAGGAGTGGGAAGCAATGGGCATGCCTGCAATGCCGTAACCAAGGGCAAACATTTTGCGGGCTGATGCGTCTCTGTGTAAGTACCAATTTATTGCTATGGAAACTTTTGAAATACCAGTTGGCCCAAGCCAGCGCCTGCTTAAAATTGAACCGCAAGGAACTACCAATACGTATAAAATTTTTGCTGCCGACAGGGCACAGGATTGGATTGACCACGAACAGGCCCGCTCGGTAGATATACCAGATGATGGCTTATTAGGAACCATAACTGTACGCAGCGACCGCGATTTTGATTTTGAAGGCGGCGGCGCTTTCTCCGGAGATGAAATATTGGGTATTGCCGCACAAATTACGTTGCATCCATCTTTCCAGCAACAATAGCTTTAGTGGCTAAATATCTTTTCGTTTACTTTTATTAAAAGCATTAGCCGCTGGCCTTACTTTGTGTATATCAGCAGCGGCTAATGCTTTACTCTCCATTTTTCTGCGTAAATGCAATTACGTGCGCAGGTGCTAAGCTTTCAACTGTCCTGCTCTTAACTGGTTTGCTGGCTAAATAAGTACACCAAGTATTTATATTTACCATCAACCAATCATAAACGAGTTTTATGCAATTTAAATCTTTACTAATCCTGGCTGGCTTGCTGTTTTCAGGTATGCCATCAGTTAGAGCCCAACACAAACCCGGAAAACCGGTTAAGAAACCAAACATCATTATTATACTGGCCGATGATATGGGCTATTCGGACATTGGCTGCTTTGGAGCTACCACACAAACGCCCAACCTTGATAATATGGCCAAAACCGGGTTAGTGATGACCCAGTTTTATAACGCTTCGCGCTGCTGCCCCTCGCGCGCCTCTTTGCTTACGGGG
Protein-coding sequences here:
- a CDS encoding DinB family protein; amino-acid sequence: MYHTISDFLTDWQNEAANTAKLFSYITEDAKAIKIHPKIRTLEFLAWHITETITEMGSKAGLFDDDLLEHQSIPATFAQIAAAHQKYNAQLAENVSSRLTDADLQDEVNMYGQTWTKSTVLSVLVQHEAHHRSQMTIIMRMVGLPVPGLYGPSQEEWEAMGMPAMP
- a CDS encoding MBL fold metallo-hydrolase, with protein sequence MALYITSLNSGSNGNCYYVGNQHEAVLIDVGISCRETEKRMQRLGLSMQKVKAIFISHEHSDHIRGVAVLSKKYQLPVYITHATMQYGRLFLEQHLVRTFRGYEPVKAGNLTISAFPKFHDAAEPHSFVVSYNDINVGVFTDIGAPCQHLITHFKQCHAAFLETNYDEQMLAQGNYPYHLKRRITGGRGHLSNRQALDLFINHKPDFMSHVLLSHLSKDNNCPKLARNLFVEHAGVTQVHVASRYEESPVFMITNNNYAAIAVQNYQPLSPRAMQYSLF